Proteins co-encoded in one Gossypium arboreum isolate Shixiya-1 chromosome 11, ASM2569848v2, whole genome shotgun sequence genomic window:
- the LOC108470855 gene encoding uncharacterized protein LOC108470855, with protein MEIKSYQNQAELLVKEYLLADSVIPYTSVICGICACKMVYDLTQLFSNVYFKSYPGLSKLQRTEWSNRSISTFHAIFITIMSLYFVFWSNLYSDHEYAGPITFRSSALSTFTLGISLGYFLSDLAMIIWFYPFLGGMEYVLHHLLSVAGIANPMLTGEGQVYTFMVLISESTTPGINLRWYLDTAGMKRSRAYLINGVVMFVAWLVARILLFMYLFYHIYLHYDQVKQVNSLGQLLISIVPLVLSVMNLMWFGKIIKGLMKTLAKRH; from the exons ATGGAGATAAAATCTTACCAGAATCAGGCTGAGCTGTTGGTGAAGGAATATTTACTAGCAGATTCCGTCATCCCATATACATCAGTTATTTGTGGCATTTGTGCTTGCAAGATG GTATATGATCTTACACAATTGTTTAGCAATGTTTACTTTAAGAGCTATCCTGGTCTATCAAAACTTCAGCGGACAGAGTGGAGCAACCG ATCCATATCAACCTTTCATGCCATTTTCATAACAATTATGTCCCTCTATTTTGTCTTTTGGTCAAATCTCTATTCTGACCATGAATATGCTGGCCCGATTACTTTCCGCAGTTCTGCACTGTCTACCTTCACGTTGGGG ATTTCTCTTGGTTACTTTCTTTCTGACCTTGCAATGATCATTTGGTTTTACCCTTTTCTGGGTGGAATGGAGTAT GTCCTTCACCATCTTCTATCAGTAGCGGGTATAGCAAATCCTATGTTGACAGGGGAGGGTCAGGTTTACACGTTCATGGTACTCATCTCTGAGAGTACAACCCCTGGGATCAACTTGAGATG GTATCTTGACACAGCTGGAATGAAGAGATCCAGAGCTTACTTAATTAATGGAGTTGTAATGTTTGTAGCGTGGCTG GTTGCTAGAATTCTCCTGTTTATGTATCTATTTTACCATATCTACTTGCACTATGATCAG GTTAAGCAGGTTAATAGTTTGGGACAGTTGTTAATATCCATTGTGCCTTTAGTCCTATCAGTTATGAACTTAATGTGGTTCGGAAAGATTATCAAGGGACTAATGAAGACATTAGCAAAGAGGCACTGA